From Pseudovibrio sp. Tun.PSC04-5.I4, a single genomic window includes:
- a CDS encoding glycoside hydrolase family 2 TIM barrel-domain containing protein: MLERMEGADNGLACLHDEDYDVPFNKQNLNSDTLIFTSGRTAESLNGDWNFCVDLLDTGLRQKWFSLKPETPEGRTEPYDYDPYLGETVPVPSCWSMLKEKWYFFEGSAWYTRPVDLDELPADERLFLRVGAAQYDCKVFLNGEFLGNHYGGSTPFNVELTGHAKTGRNWLMLCVNNTRTLDRVPMRNTDWFNYGGVYRSVELYRTPKTFISDFFAYLVPDGSYEKIAVELQVDGPITTSVCVEIEELEIKAQVIVDDEGKGKVIISAKPELWSPENPKLYNARASLGDDQISDRIGFRQIEQIGTDVLLNGKPIFMRGISVHEDDEFTGKVLLDEDLAQRFKHAKELNCNFMRFAHYPHDERAAKMADEQGVLLWEEIPVYWAIDFKNPATLKDASNQLRELIKRDRNRASVIIWSVGNENPDTDERLSFMKSLIDTAHEMDPTRLTSAACLVNHAKNRIEDRLIQYINIVGINEYYGWYEENFEDLIDFLDNSDPGKPVVISETGADGYIGDGKIEKGFFSEDYMAEVYQKQIATLRQREFVKGISPWILYDFRVERRQNIFQQGWNRKGLIASDKKTKKTAFKLLSDFYAELKANN; the protein is encoded by the coding sequence ATGCTGGAGCGTATGGAAGGTGCTGACAACGGGTTGGCCTGTTTGCATGATGAGGACTACGATGTCCCCTTCAACAAGCAGAATCTGAACAGTGATACGTTGATATTCACCAGTGGTCGCACTGCTGAATCGCTGAATGGTGACTGGAATTTCTGCGTTGATTTGTTGGACACAGGCCTACGGCAAAAGTGGTTCAGCCTCAAACCGGAAACACCGGAAGGCAGAACAGAACCTTACGATTACGATCCCTACCTTGGCGAAACTGTGCCAGTTCCTTCGTGCTGGTCCATGCTCAAAGAAAAATGGTATTTCTTTGAAGGCAGCGCTTGGTACACCCGTCCAGTCGACTTGGATGAACTTCCAGCAGATGAGCGCTTATTCCTGCGTGTTGGTGCAGCACAATATGATTGTAAGGTGTTCCTCAACGGCGAGTTCCTCGGTAACCACTACGGCGGCTCTACACCTTTCAATGTGGAACTGACAGGACATGCGAAAACAGGCCGCAACTGGCTCATGTTATGCGTGAACAACACACGCACGCTTGACCGCGTTCCAATGCGTAATACGGATTGGTTCAATTACGGCGGTGTATATCGCAGTGTTGAACTGTATCGTACACCCAAAACATTCATCTCAGATTTCTTTGCTTATTTGGTGCCAGACGGCTCCTACGAAAAAATTGCGGTTGAGCTGCAAGTTGATGGTCCGATCACAACATCTGTATGTGTTGAGATCGAAGAGTTGGAGATCAAGGCTCAGGTCATTGTTGACGATGAGGGCAAGGGCAAGGTCATCATCTCAGCAAAGCCTGAGCTTTGGTCTCCTGAAAACCCGAAGCTTTATAATGCACGCGCTTCGTTAGGCGATGACCAGATCTCAGATAGGATTGGCTTCCGCCAGATCGAGCAAATCGGCACCGATGTTCTTCTCAATGGCAAACCGATCTTCATGCGTGGAATTTCGGTTCATGAGGACGATGAATTCACCGGCAAAGTGTTGCTCGATGAAGATCTCGCCCAACGGTTCAAACATGCCAAAGAGCTGAACTGCAACTTTATGCGCTTTGCTCATTACCCGCACGATGAACGCGCAGCAAAAATGGCTGATGAGCAAGGCGTCCTGTTGTGGGAAGAAATACCCGTCTACTGGGCAATTGATTTCAAGAACCCTGCGACCTTGAAGGATGCAAGCAATCAGCTGCGGGAGTTGATCAAGCGCGACAGAAACCGTGCCTCCGTGATCATCTGGTCTGTTGGAAATGAGAACCCGGATACTGATGAGCGCCTGTCGTTTATGAAGAGCCTCATTGATACAGCACATGAGATGGACCCGACCCGTCTCACCTCTGCTGCATGTCTCGTCAACCACGCCAAAAACCGCATTGAAGACCGCCTGATTCAGTACATCAATATCGTCGGTATCAATGAATACTATGGGTGGTATGAGGAAAATTTTGAGGATCTGATCGACTTCCTCGACAACTCGGATCCCGGCAAACCTGTGGTGATTTCAGAAACCGGCGCTGATGGCTACATCGGAGACGGCAAAATCGAAAAAGGCTTCTTCAGCGAAGATTATATGGCAGAGGTCTATCAAAAACAGATCGCTACATTACGTCAGCGCGAATTCGTAAAAGGGATCTCCCCATGGATCCTTTACGATTTCCGGGTGGAACGCCGCCAAAACATTTTCCAGCAAGGCTGGAACCGCAAAGGCTTAATCGCCTCAGATAAAAAAACAAAAAAAACCGCCTTCAAACTGCTCTCAGATTTTTATGCTGAGCTGAAAGCCAATAACTGA
- a CDS encoding FCD domain-containing protein: MTVDTNRRRYQDVAEELVCDLANGAYAIGDRLPTERKISEDLGVSRSLVRDAMIMLEVQGLVDVRKGSGTYVVRLPAGDAPEVALEQDIGPFELLQARQLLESNIAAFAATMATKADIVQMRETLKREREELESDTSNYVADEEFHRLVAQASQNTVLTESVEHLWNLRKRSRMWEQLHHRIFDRGYQVKWLDDHQAILTALQCRDPQMARQAMWQHLENVRQTLLELSDVDDPSFDAYLFDTDPLAAVAHSKK, from the coding sequence ATGACCGTGGACACCAACAGAAGACGCTATCAGGATGTTGCAGAAGAGCTCGTCTGCGACCTTGCCAACGGAGCCTATGCAATAGGTGACCGCCTGCCAACGGAACGCAAGATCTCCGAGGATCTGGGTGTGAGCAGGTCATTGGTGCGCGATGCTATGATCATGCTGGAAGTGCAGGGCCTTGTCGATGTCCGAAAAGGTTCTGGAACTTATGTGGTGCGCCTTCCTGCTGGTGACGCACCTGAAGTTGCTCTGGAACAGGACATCGGGCCATTTGAGCTGCTGCAAGCGCGTCAGCTTTTGGAGAGCAATATTGCTGCATTCGCTGCAACCATGGCCACCAAAGCGGATATCGTACAAATGCGCGAAACGCTGAAACGGGAGCGGGAAGAGCTGGAGTCCGACACCAGCAATTATGTGGCTGATGAGGAATTTCACCGGCTTGTGGCTCAGGCCAGTCAGAACACTGTTCTGACTGAATCAGTCGAACACCTTTGGAACCTGCGCAAACGCTCACGCATGTGGGAGCAGTTGCATCATCGCATCTTCGACAGAGGCTACCAAGTCAAGTGGTTGGATGATCACCAGGCAATCCTGACAGCGCTGCAATGCCGGGATCCGCAAATGGCACGACAAGCCATGTGGCAGCACTTGGAAAATGTGCGCCAGACATTGTTGGAGTTGTCGGATGTCGATGATCCCTCATTTGATGCGTACCTGTTTGACACGGACCCACTGGCTGCTGTGGCCCATTCAAAGAAATAG
- the uxuA gene encoding mannonate dehydratase, translated as MEQTWRWYGPHDPVTLKDVRQAGATGIVSALHHIPNGDVWPVDEIQKRKAEIEAAGLVWSVVESIPVHEHIKTRSGDFEKHIETYKQSIRNLVACGITKICYNFMPILDWTRTDLAYELETGATCLRFDADVFTAFDIFILERPNAKAEYSADELARATAVFEGMSQEDKDGLVKTILAGLPGSEESYTPADIRAHLECYDGIDADKLRSHLALFLQEVIPVCVEEGAVMAIHPDDPPRPLLGLPRICSTEADYEYISKAVDVPENGFTFCTGSLGVRADNDLVGIVKRYADRIHFVHLRATKREENPSSFHEADHLVGDVDMVGVISALVDEEERRKAEGWTDLIPFRPDHGHAMLSDLQMKSAPGYPAVGRLRGLAELRGVETAVRALRKAS; from the coding sequence ATGGAACAGACTTGGCGCTGGTATGGCCCTCACGACCCGGTTACCCTCAAAGATGTTCGTCAGGCAGGGGCAACGGGCATTGTTTCTGCACTGCATCACATCCCCAATGGAGACGTGTGGCCAGTTGACGAAATACAAAAGCGCAAAGCTGAAATTGAAGCAGCGGGCTTGGTATGGTCCGTTGTAGAAAGTATTCCGGTCCACGAACATATCAAAACCCGCTCTGGTGATTTTGAAAAGCACATTGAGACTTACAAGCAATCGATCCGTAATCTGGTTGCCTGTGGCATCACAAAAATCTGCTACAACTTCATGCCGATCCTGGATTGGACCCGCACAGATCTGGCGTATGAGCTGGAAACGGGTGCAACGTGCCTGCGTTTTGATGCAGATGTCTTCACAGCCTTTGACATCTTCATTCTGGAACGTCCAAACGCAAAAGCAGAATATTCTGCTGATGAACTTGCACGCGCAACTGCTGTGTTTGAAGGGATGAGTCAGGAAGATAAAGACGGTCTGGTCAAGACCATTCTTGCCGGCTTGCCGGGGTCAGAAGAATCCTACACTCCTGCAGACATTCGGGCGCACTTGGAGTGTTACGACGGTATTGATGCAGACAAACTGAGATCTCACCTTGCATTGTTCCTGCAGGAAGTCATCCCGGTTTGTGTGGAGGAAGGCGCTGTGATGGCAATCCATCCGGATGATCCACCGCGCCCACTGCTGGGTCTCCCACGCATTTGTTCTACGGAAGCTGATTACGAGTATATCTCAAAGGCAGTGGATGTACCGGAGAACGGTTTCACATTCTGCACTGGCTCTCTCGGTGTTCGTGCTGATAATGATCTTGTAGGTATCGTCAAACGCTACGCCGATCGCATCCATTTTGTACACCTTCGCGCAACCAAACGGGAAGAAAACCCGTCTTCTTTCCATGAAGCAGATCACTTGGTTGGTGACGTGGATATGGTCGGCGTAATTTCTGCGCTAGTGGATGAAGAAGAGCGCCGCAAAGCGGAAGGCTGGACAGATCTCATTCCGTTCCGTCCAGACCACGGCCATGCCATGTTGTCGGACTTGCAGATGAAATCCGCTCCCGGATACCCGGCAGTTGGTCGCCTGCGTGGCTTGGCAGAATTACGCGGTGTTGAAACCGCAGTACGCGCCCTCCGCAAAGCATCCTGA
- a CDS encoding metal ABC transporter ATP-binding protein — translation MDGVGIKRQGRWLIQNISLSVKSGEIVTLIGPNGAGKSTTAKTALGVLKADAGSIKRKPNLKVGYVPQKLTIDWTMPLTVRRLMSLTAKPTQDEIALVLEKTGISGLAGSYVQQLSGGEYQRALLARAILRKPDLLVLDEPVQGVDYAGEIALYNLILKIRDELNCGILLISHDLHVVMTQTDTVVCLNGHVCCSGAPEHVAASTAYKQLFGDTAAESLAIYHHHHDHKHLADGTVMHTHDDDGDCSTHG, via the coding sequence ATGGACGGAGTTGGGATTAAACGGCAAGGGCGCTGGTTAATTCAAAACATCTCGCTTAGCGTTAAATCTGGCGAGATTGTTACGCTTATCGGGCCAAATGGCGCTGGCAAAAGCACCACCGCAAAAACAGCTCTGGGTGTTTTGAAAGCCGATGCAGGCTCCATCAAACGCAAACCCAACCTCAAAGTTGGCTACGTTCCGCAAAAGCTCACCATTGACTGGACGATGCCGCTGACGGTCCGCCGGTTGATGAGCCTGACCGCCAAACCAACACAAGATGAAATTGCGCTTGTATTGGAGAAAACCGGTATCTCCGGGTTAGCCGGTTCCTATGTTCAGCAACTCTCTGGCGGTGAATATCAACGAGCTTTGCTCGCACGGGCGATCCTCCGCAAACCGGATTTGCTTGTGCTGGATGAACCGGTTCAGGGCGTGGATTATGCAGGTGAAATTGCACTCTACAATCTGATTCTAAAAATCCGGGATGAGCTTAATTGCGGCATTCTTCTCATCTCCCATGATCTTCATGTGGTGATGACGCAAACCGATACAGTGGTCTGCCTCAACGGCCACGTCTGTTGCAGCGGTGCGCCTGAACACGTGGCTGCTTCAACAGCCTACAAACAGCTATTCGGGGATACCGCAGCCGAGTCCCTTGCGATTTATCACCACCATCACGATCACAAACACCTTGCTGACGGAACAGTCATGCACACACACGACGATGATGGAGATTGCAGCACTCATGGATGA
- a CDS encoding iron chelate uptake ABC transporter family permease subunit, whose translation MDDFIVRAMLAGIGLALVSGPLGCFVVWRRMAYFGDTMSHSALLGVALAFLLNINLMVGVIGVTVTVSLCLLFLQKRGSLSTDALLGLLSHSALALGMVLIAFMGSVRFDLLSLLFGDILAVGTVDVIAIYVCAAVILVLLYLLWRPLLASTVNRELAEAEGLNPERTQLIFMIMMAAIIAIAMKIVGVLLITALLIIPAATARWFAKSPEQMAIASSLIGVASVVLGLEGSLQFDSASGPSIVVAGMCLFLLSLFASSLISRILGTERKQ comes from the coding sequence ATGGATGATTTTATTGTACGCGCCATGCTTGCAGGGATCGGTCTGGCTCTGGTGAGTGGCCCGCTCGGGTGTTTTGTAGTCTGGCGGCGCATGGCTTACTTCGGCGACACTATGTCTCATTCAGCACTGCTCGGTGTAGCGCTGGCATTCCTGCTCAATATCAACCTGATGGTCGGCGTGATTGGTGTAACCGTAACCGTTTCCCTGTGTCTTCTCTTTCTGCAAAAACGCGGGTCACTCTCAACAGATGCCCTCTTGGGCTTGCTTTCACATTCTGCACTTGCGCTTGGAATGGTACTGATTGCCTTTATGGGGTCTGTGCGGTTTGATCTGCTGTCGCTTTTGTTTGGCGACATCCTCGCTGTTGGCACAGTCGACGTGATTGCCATTTATGTGTGCGCAGCGGTAATCCTTGTTCTGCTCTACCTGCTATGGCGCCCATTATTGGCATCCACCGTGAATAGAGAGCTGGCTGAAGCCGAAGGGCTCAACCCTGAACGAACTCAACTGATCTTCATGATCATGATGGCTGCAATCATCGCCATCGCAATGAAGATTGTCGGCGTTCTGTTGATTACAGCTCTCCTGATCATTCCGGCAGCCACAGCGCGCTGGTTTGCAAAGTCACCGGAGCAAATGGCGATTGCGTCCTCGCTGATTGGCGTTGCCAGTGTCGTGCTGGGCTTAGAGGGCTCATTGCAGTTTGACAGTGCCTCAGGTCCATCCATCGTGGTGGCTGGCATGTGTTTATTTCTGCTTTCACTGTTTGCATCCAGCCTCATAAGCAGGATATTGGGAACAGAGCGAAAGCAGTGA
- a CDS encoding Fur family transcriptional regulator, giving the protein MATAELKLTKNQRLVLDLLCASEAPMSAYSILDQLRTEGLRAPLQVYRALDKLIGLGAVHRLESMNAFVACAHPACHSVEMVGFAICESCGKALEFADTDVAEFLSRWATANGFVAKSTSIEIKGTCSSCQSNPECCSGAEGKTTA; this is encoded by the coding sequence ATGGCAACCGCAGAATTGAAGCTAACGAAAAATCAGCGCCTTGTTCTGGATCTGCTGTGCGCCTCTGAAGCTCCTATGAGCGCATACTCTATTTTAGACCAGCTCCGCACAGAAGGACTGCGCGCGCCGTTGCAGGTCTACCGTGCGCTGGATAAACTCATTGGTTTGGGTGCTGTCCACCGGTTGGAGAGCATGAATGCCTTTGTGGCCTGCGCACATCCTGCCTGTCACTCGGTCGAGATGGTTGGCTTTGCCATCTGCGAATCCTGCGGCAAAGCGCTGGAATTTGCGGATACTGATGTCGCTGAATTTTTAAGCAGATGGGCCACCGCCAACGGATTTGTAGCTAAAAGCACATCCATCGAGATTAAGGGAACCTGCTCATCCTGCCAAAGCAACCCTGAATGCTGCTCAGGAGCTGAGGGAAAAACGACGGCGTAG
- a CDS encoding response regulator transcription factor, with the protein MYRERQTTVGTLGEKVSMHTVIIGDPHPAFSRALASIYSNECHGVNVLVTKSYSELQTWVELHPSAIVLVNPRMKGAPGLGTASALLETYEISSLVMLLEQDNPGLSEYFITRGASAAIPKTTDFSVFKAILTGGSAVVSAEPEEAQTAFSVDFYEGLANLTRRQATILTYLKEGKLNKQIAHELGISEATVKHHVSALLSTLGFYSRSQLVAMINDLGINVDYRGGNRKANRGKASARRVAGYKIAGPGAATTPATSLQPTFITVP; encoded by the coding sequence ATGTATCGGGAGCGTCAGACAACTGTTGGAACCCTAGGGGAGAAGGTTTCCATGCACACCGTTATTATTGGTGATCCACATCCGGCATTTTCCAGAGCACTTGCGAGCATCTACTCCAATGAGTGCCATGGCGTGAATGTACTTGTGACCAAAAGTTACTCTGAGCTGCAGACTTGGGTAGAACTTCACCCTTCCGCAATTGTACTCGTGAACCCACGCATGAAAGGCGCGCCAGGTCTTGGCACCGCGTCCGCCTTGCTGGAAACCTATGAAATTTCCAGTCTCGTTATGCTATTGGAACAGGATAATCCTGGTCTTTCCGAGTACTTCATCACACGCGGTGCCAGTGCTGCCATTCCGAAAACAACGGATTTTTCAGTCTTCAAAGCGATCCTGACCGGTGGCTCGGCTGTGGTAAGCGCCGAACCTGAAGAAGCGCAGACTGCATTTAGCGTCGACTTCTACGAGGGCCTCGCCAATCTGACACGCCGTCAGGCAACCATTTTGACTTATCTGAAAGAAGGTAAGCTCAATAAGCAGATCGCGCATGAGCTTGGCATTTCAGAGGCAACTGTGAAACACCACGTTTCTGCACTCCTGAGCACACTGGGTTTCTATTCGCGCTCTCAGCTGGTTGCCATGATCAATGATCTTGGTATCAACGTGGATTATCGCGGTGGCAACCGCAAAGCGAACCGCGGCAAAGCCAGCGCTCGCCGTGTTGCAGGCTACAAGATTGCTGGCCCTGGTGCAGCGACAACGCCTGCAACATCGTTACAGCCAACATTTATCACAGTCCCTTAA
- a CDS encoding TetR/AcrR family transcriptional regulator — MENNFQDISETRKITQAEKSDRMRKEILLAAISCLHEIGYHRASIKKIAERTRFSQGALQHHFPTKEDLMVFVLERLLAKSVRLTLEWLSEIREDKRRIAELTIKWWTNQANSPEYLTMIEILVAARTEEALRRRIKPTFDNFAKVTDDRILAVFESVFISQATARMLITASRCLMTGLVSADGLFMSEHEKQAYIEQWAGFIQQLVEQSPQK; from the coding sequence ATGGAAAATAATTTTCAAGATATCAGCGAAACGCGAAAAATAACTCAAGCAGAGAAGAGTGATCGCATGCGTAAGGAGATCCTTCTTGCCGCCATAAGCTGTTTGCATGAAATTGGCTATCACCGTGCATCTATTAAGAAAATCGCTGAAAGGACACGATTTTCTCAGGGTGCGCTGCAGCATCATTTTCCCACAAAAGAGGACTTGATGGTCTTTGTGCTGGAGAGATTGCTCGCCAAGTCCGTTCGTCTAACACTCGAATGGTTGAGCGAAATCCGTGAGGATAAAAGGAGAATTGCTGAGCTGACTATCAAATGGTGGACGAATCAAGCGAACTCTCCTGAGTATCTCACCATGATCGAAATTCTTGTTGCAGCGCGAACAGAAGAAGCGTTGCGCCGCCGCATCAAGCCAACCTTCGACAATTTCGCGAAAGTGACAGATGATAGAATTCTCGCTGTATTTGAGAGTGTCTTCATCAGTCAGGCAACGGCAAGAATGCTGATTACTGCGTCTCGTTGTTTGATGACGGGATTGGTCAGTGCGGATGGTTTGTTCATGAGTGAGCATGAAAAGCAGGCCTATATTGAGCAGTGGGCCGGCTTTATTCAGCAGCTGGTCGAGCAAAGTCCCCAAAAATAG